gaaagttcttcactgagagagtcattggacactggaatgggctgcccggggaggtggtggagtcactgtccctggggcacttcaaggcaaggttggacgtggcacttggtgccatggtctggccttgagctctgtggtaaagggttggacttgatgacctgtgaggtctcttccaaccctgatgatactgtgatctgtaccagatcatacaggaatgcatggaatcatagaatggtttagattggaaggggccttaaagctcatccagttccaaccccctgccataggcagggacacctcccactagaacaggtcgctcaagacctcatccagcctggccttgaacaccttcagggagggagcagccacagcctccctgggcagcttgtgccagtgtctcaccaccttcactgtaaagaggctacagcccccttcagatagtccctattctacaaggttcaccctaaataatatccccaagcaccacagccagatGACTCCCAAACACACCCATTGTTGGTGACTCTACCCCCTCcttaggcagcccattcccatgctgacccctctgcctggggaaaaaatatctagtatccagtccaaacctctacccagttgcagctcatggcaattccctcttgttctgtcactaattacctttgagaggagaccagcaccaacctctccacaaccttctCTCTTTTGTGCCCTCAGCACTGTGTCTGTGTAATCCTGGTAAGGTGTGGAAACAGGTGGAATTCTCTGGGAGAAGCTGTGTGTGGGAATTTCCTGGTGGTGGTTTGGTGATCACTCTGACTGCTTTCTTTTGGCTGGGTGCTGGTAGTTCATAGGTACCCAATGTTTGTTCCCAGTTAAGCAGCCAGACTATTAAATGGAGTTGGAAGCACTCTGTGATCTCATTCTGAAAGGTTCTTTCCTGGGACTGAGAAGAATTGAATTTTAATTAAGATTTCATCTTAAATACAAGAAATGGGAGTACTTTGGGGACACGCTTTTGATCTCAGCTTATTGTTGTGTGGGTACATAGTGCATTAAGTTATAGCTTGGCTTGGCCAGACCTCTGTTCATTTTTATAGACTCAtacaatggtctgggttggaagggacctccaaaagtcccctagtccaacctcctctgcagtcagcagaggtatcctcaactagatcaggttgctcagagacctgTTGACCCTGACTTTCTATATCTTCAGGCATGTGGCCTAAACTGccttgctgggcaacctgttccagtgttccctcACCCTCGTGCTAAAGgtcttgttcctaatatccaatccaaatcatagaatcaaccaggttggaagagacctccaagatcatccagtccagcctatccaacccacttcatccagtccagccctatccaatcaactagaccatggcactaagtgcttcatctagtctttgcttcaacacctccaggcacagagactccaccacctccctgggcagcccattccaatgccaatcactctctctgccaacaacttcctcctaacatcccacctagacatcccctggcacagcttgagactgtgtccccttgttctgttgctgggtgcatggcagaaaagaccaaccccacctggctacagcctccctgcaggtagttgtagccagcaatgagctctgccctgagcctcctctgctgcaggctgcacacccccagctccctcagcctctcctcccagggctgtgctccaggcccctcaccagttttgccACCCTTGTCTTATGGCTCTTCCCTTGTAgctcttcactggactctctccagtagatctctgACTTTCCTGAACTGCCTGCCACCACGTACACtgatatagaaccatagaatggtttaggttggaagagacctctaagatcatccagttccaacccctcaccatgggcagggtcacctcccactagaacaggttgttcaaggccacatcaacctggcctggaaaacctccagggagggagcatccacagcctccctgggcaacttgtgccagtgtttcaccaccctcactgcaaagaacttcttcctaacatccagtttaagtctcccctctgccagtttaaatccactactcctcttgtcctgtcattaccaagccttgtcaatagtccctccccagccttcctgcatgtccccttcagatactgaaatgttactataaggtctcctgaaagccttctcttctccaggctgcagagccccaactctctcagcctgtcctcagagcagagctgctgcagccctctgagcatcttcttggCCTCTTCTGGCCTCGCTCTCGCAGTTTGacgtccttgtgctgggggctgcagagctgcacagaggactccaggtggggtctgaggagagcactgCAGGAAAGTGTGGCTGGGGAAGGTGTGATGGTGCAAGATGAGtaagctgcctgctctctctttgCTCTAGGGCGCCGAGCCTTGTTTGACCGTTCCTCGCACAACGCCAGCTCGAAGGcaaaagagaggaggctgcaagggaCTTGCCCTCCTGTTCGTCACGGGAACTATGGCAGGGCATGCCTGGGGGAGAGCAGCCACAGGTCCCTCTTTTTCAGCCCCCGCCACGGTTTTCACTCGCTGCATtcggagcacagccctgcgaaGCCGCGGGTGGTTACAGTGGTGAAGCCCGGCGGCCGCACGCTCAGGAGGATAACTTTGCTCCTCAACAGAAGGTCCATCCAGTCCtttgagcagctgctgggagacaTTTCTGAAGCTCTGGGATTCCCACGCTGGAAGAACGACCGCGTGAGGAAGCTTTACAGTCTGAGAGGCAGAGAGATCCAAAGTCTTTCCGACTTCTTCAGGGAAGGCGATGCCTTCATAGCGATGGGGAGGGAGCCTCTGACTTTGAAGAACCTGGAAGTGGTACTACAGGAACTTTATCCTGAAAACCCTTACGCTGCCAGTTCTGCCATTCAGCAGAGTGAGGATCAGGCCCAAAAACTGAAGGGCAGGTTGTGTGACAAGGCTTTGAAAGTAGACAGTGGCTTTGACGAGACAGAAATTGCCAAGAGCTGCAGTGATGGCATGTCTCCCCAGCCGGTAGCTGGGCATGAAGGGAAAAGCCAAGCCAAACcaaagcaagaggaaaacatCAGAACCAAGAAAAAATGGACTAGGGAGAGCTGGGATGGTGAGCAAGGGTTGAAGCCTTCCAGAAAGACCCGAGAGAACGAGAGGTACCTTAACCACGCGAGGAGCCTTGAGGAGGGATTAGAGGAGAGTCCGGAGGAGGTGGTGAGGTGCGAGAAGTGTGAGCAGGAAAGGCAGGCCAggcaaaagctgcagagggagcggCGAGCTGAGGCCTCGTTTGAGAACAGGGACCTGAACACAGGTGTGTGTCAGAGGTACCACCTGGAAAGAAATGTGAAAATCAGGAATTGCAGGAAACCCACAGAAACTTGTCTGGAAGGTGAGGGTGTTGGTTGGAAAGACaatggctgcaggaggacatGGAAGCCTCTTCATAGGAATGAAGGGCTGGAAAAGCAAAAAAGGAGcctggagagggaaagggatgtGGAGAAACACGAAAGCCATGGGATGGAAGCAGTAAAAGTGAAGAAGAATCCTGTGGAAGGACTGCAGGTAGCTCACGAAGCAAAGGAAGAGAATGGAAGTAGCTGTGTGGTGAACCAAAGCGGCTGGCTGAAGAAAGACACACCAAGGGATGCTGAGAAGCCATCTAAAACACACAGGGATGGCAGAGAGGGCCACAGGGCCAAAgaagaaggaagcagaagagaagggaacATCACACGTAGAGAGAGCGACGTGACGCGGCGAGAGAAGACGGGGGAGCGCAAAGCGAACAAAGAAGAGAGCAAGGCTCAGGGGCTGGAGAAGCCGAGCCGCAGGCATGCCATCAAAAGCAGGACTGATGTGGAGAAGTACTATGAGATTGGCAGAACTATTGGGGATGGGAACTTTGCAGTGGTGAAGGAATGTCGCCACTCTGGCTCCGACCAGATCTACGCCATGAAAATCGTCGATAAGTCGAAgctgaaggggaaggaggacaTGATGGAGAGTGAAATCCTGATCATTAGGAGTCTCTCTCATCCCAACATAGTGAGCTTAATTGAAGTGTATGAGACAGAAGCTGAGATCTACTTAATCCTGGAGTATGTCCCGGGAGGGGACCTGTTTGATGCAATCATAGAAAGCGTCAAGTTCACGGAGCACGATGCTGCTGTCATGATCACCGACCTGTGTGAAGCACTGGTGTACATCCATGGCAAAAACATTGTCCACAGGGATCTCAAACCAGAGAACCTTTTGGTAAGTATTGGCAAACACCTGAAACGTGCACGGGAGATTACTTTATCTTTACTCACCCTCAAATGTTGGTTTTTCCTCTCCCAGCAAATGCTGTGCAGAGGTACTGTGCTGTGTTggtctgttagagggtaggagagccctgcagagagaccttgccaggctggatgggtgggcagaggccaatgggatgagatttgacaaggccaagtgcagggttctacactttggccacaacaaccccgagcagcactgcaggctggggacagagtggctgagagcagccaggcagaaagggccctgggggtgctgggagagaggagctgaagatgaggcagcagtgcccgggGGGCCAGCAGTCTGTTacagcagtctggagaggaggaggctccaatgtgaccttattgtgattcagtatctgaagagggctacgagaaagctggggagggactttttaggctgtcaggtagtgacaggactgaggggaatggaaaaaagctggaaatgggtagatgctgactggatgttaggaagaagttcttcagcatgagggtggtgagaccatggaagggcttgcccagggaggtggtggaagcctcatccttggaggtgtttaaggccaggctgaatgagactctggccagcctgatctagtgtgaggtgtccctgcccatggcagaggtgttggaactggctgatccttgtggtcccttccagccctgactgattctgtgatttcccagAGCATGAGGTGTCAGTGTTAGAAGCTAGATTTCTCTCGGGCAGGGTGTACCTTTGCCTGACACTGCTGTGGTCATGTAAGTAGTCTGGCCTcaggaaggaatcatagaatcaaccaggttggaagagacctccaagatcatccagtccaacctatcaccctgccctatccaatcaactagaccatggcactaagtgcctcgtccagtcttttcttgaagacccccagggacggtgcctccaccacctccctgggcagcccattccaatgggaagtgAATAAAAGCAACCTGAGAAACTGCTGTTCAGACAGAAAAGTGTATTTGCATGCCCAGGGTGATGCCAGGTGACATAAAGATGGGCTGGAGGGTAAAAAGTTGGAGATGAAGGGAATGCTCACTCTGCCTGAGCTGACTTGGAATTGTTGTGAGGTCAGTGcctgtgaagatgctgaggagctGTAGGGTGAGGTTTCTGAGGAGCGCTGACAGGTCGCATGCTGTCTTGGAAATGATGGCCACAGAGCCCTGACAATCCACCCACAGTGCATCCTAGGAGTTCCTACCTGAGCAGTTGTTGAGTGGAATGAGAGCTCAGTGCTCGTGTCCTGGAAGAGCAGGTGGTGCAGCGTTGCCACCTTGTGCTGCAACGAGGGAGATCAGGAGTCTGGCATCCTGATGAAAGAAAAAGTACAGCAGTGCCTTTTACCCAGCAAGGCATTTCCTGCTGGTGTTGGGCCTGAGATGATACCAGCATATTTTCCACCCTGTGGAGGCTGTGGGTGtgcctccctggaagtgcttaaggcaaggttggaccaggctttgaacaacctgatctagttgtctagaaggtgtccctacccatggtggggaggttggaactagatgatctttaaagccccttccaacccaaaccattctatgactctgtgatgcccctgcttgctgcagagaggggtggactagatgaccttcagaggtctcttccaactcaggcCTTTGTATGATCCTCTGAAAGCTTCTACAAAGCTAATAAATAGGAATTAATCAGCTGTAGTGCAGGAGAGCAAATTTTGTCCCATCTGTGCCCTTAGTTGCTATGTGATAGAGACCATCTTGCTGGTTTTTTACTCTCAAGCACTGTGTGATGGCAAAGACTGAGGTGTGCACCTCACGTTGTACTCCAACCTGTCCATTCAAAACAGCAGTCTAGCTTTCCTTGGCTCTTTTTCTTGCTAGACACTTCAGCTGCTGATCTGTTCCTTGTAGTTAGAAACTAtgaggctggagtggatgatcttggaggtctcttccaacctggttgaatctatgattctctttttcATTTCTATTAAATTGGtgccttttgtttccttcttaaAGCATATTTGAATATTAGTCACAAGTGTTAAGAATGCTGCTGTGTTTAATTATACTGCTGCACTCTTCATGATTTGCCTtttgaatatagaatcatacaattgtgcaggttgggagtgacctttaaaggtcacctaatcTAACcctctcccctgcagtgagaTTTTTAACtgcaccaggttgctcagagcaccatccatcttagaatcatagaatcaagcagcttggaagggacctccaagatcatccagcccagcctagcacccagccctgtccaatcaaccagaccatggcactaagagcctcagccaggctttgcttcagcacctccagggacagtgactccaccacctccctgggcagcccattccaatgccaatcactctctctgccaacaacttcttcctaacattcagcctagacctcccctggcacagcttgagactgtgtccccttgttctgttgctgggtgtctggcagaagagaccaaccccacctggctacagcttcccttcaggtagttgtagacagcaatgaactctgccctgatcctcttcttctccaggctgaacaaccccaacttacCTGGAATGTTTTCAGGGAGTGGCCTTCTACCACATCTCTGGAAAACCTGGACCAGTGTTTTCCAATCCTTCTtgtacagaatttcttccttgtatCTAGCCTAAACCTCTGTGTTTTGTATCTTCCCTTTTGCTTTGATGGAGACATGCCTTTCAAGTGAAGCTGTAAAGTCAGTAGCTTACCTGGCAATACCACATCTAAGCATAAAGAAGCTCACAGCCTTCTTCTTGGCTCTCCCAGGGGAAAAGAAGAATTTCCTTTCCCAGAGGGAAGTAGTAACATTTACTTGGACTCCTGTTTActtttttgtcttcttcctttttcatttcttgGCAATTACAGTGTGCCAGAGATGGCAGAGCAAAGTGTCTTGGCTTTTTGGTTGCATTACTGGTTGTTCTCTTAAATGCAGAatgttggaaggggcctcaaagatcatccagctccaacctcctgccgtaggcagggacacctctcactagaacaggttgctcaaggcctcaaccaacctggtcctgaacacctccagggaggctgtggatggatgacagaagcacagaatatgatcttcgatcacattctgtgcttctgtcatccacagcctccctgggcaacctgtgccagtgtctcaccaccctcactgcaaacaacttcttcctaacatccagtttcaatctcccctctgccagtttaaacccatgcACCACCTTATTACATGGGcagaaacaaaacccccacacatTTAGCATCCTGTTTCCCCAAATACTGCTTTTGTTTGATGTTTCTTCACTTGATGCTTTCACTGAAACTTCTGCTTGCTTATTAACTACTTCCTTCACCTTTTGCTGTCACCTGCACTAAATAtatgttgggttttgggtttgttttgttgttttttttgacTGAGTGTAGGTTCAGCATAATGCAGATAAATCTACTACCCTGAAACTAGCAGATTTTGGCCTTGCAAAGCTGGTTACAAAACCCATATTTACCGTGTGTGGAACACCAACGTACGTTGCCCCCGAAATCCTTGCTGAGAAGGGTGAGTGTATCTGTCTCTACATTTGTCATAAACCATGCTATTAACTCTGAACCTTCTAATCATGGAAGTGTTCCAGAGTATATCAACTTCCTGATAGGTGTTAGCAGGGTAGGAGGATGTCTAGCAGGGTAATctgtgaaaggaaaggcaaCTCTGCGGAGCTTTTGGCAGACACAGGCGCAGCATCAGGCATGTTTGCATCACTGACGTCTGTGGTAGCACCAAGACTGATTGCCAAGCAGGCAAAGCCTTAAAATGTCATGAATGGTAACTCCAAAAGCTCATGCTGCAACCTGAGGGCAGTCAGCCCTGTTTCATGACTGTCACCCAAATAACTTTGAGGCAGAAACATCCTCGTCTTTTATGCTAAGCTGATGTAAAAACCCACACATGTCTCACAGTTGAAGAAACTTTGGGTTTTGTCAGATGTTGATAGCCACAAAGATTCACACCTGGAAAGGAGTCAGTTTGGTTGATGACTCAAGCCAAGCTATTTCTGGGGGTTTGTTCTGTGCAGCTGGGTTGCACCTCTCCAGTTCCATCCAGCTTCAGTGGAAACTTGGCACTCTCTTAGTGCTTTCTTCCAGAAGCAATCTGAAGAGGATTGTTTTAGAACCATAAGCTGTGCTTTCTCGGTTAGTTTCCAGCTGACACTGCCCCTGTGAGACAGTGCTTGTGAAACACAAGAAGAGAGGCACTTTGTAAGAGGTGTAGTAGTTACTGCAGGTTGAGCTTGTGTGGGGTTCCCGGCCACTActcctcctgctggcctcaTCTGTTTGAGAAACTgagcagagcttctgcctttcctggaagCAGAACGACCAAGAAGCAGTTCCCTGCAACCATGAGCTTTCTTTCTAAAACATGACTTCTGGTTTGCTTTGTCTTTCCTTAGGCTATGGGCTGGAAGTAGACATGTGGGCAGCTGGTGTGATCCTTTACATCCTGCTCTGTGGCTTCCCCCCCTTCCGCAGCCAGGAGCGTGACCAGGACGAGCTGTTTCAGATCATACAGCTGGGGCACTATGAGTTCCTTTCTCCATACTGGGACAATATATCTGCAggtaagaggagtgtggccagcagatccagggaggttctccttcccctctactctgccttggtgagacctcagctgctatactgtgttcaatttagggctccccagttcaggagggacaggggtctactggagagagtccaagggagggctgtgaagatgctgaaggggctggagcactgccctgtgagcagaggctgagggacctggggctgtttgattgggtgaggagaagactgagaggggatctaatcaatgtttataaatagctgagggctggggctcaAGAGGGAGGAgataaactcttctcagttgtgccctgggataggacaaggcaATGGgcataaactgcagcacaggaagttccaccttgacatgaggaagaacttctttactgtaagggtcccagagcactggaacaggctccccagagaggttgtggagtctccttctctggagactttcaagccctgtctggagcCAGCTTGGACTATATGAcatttggaggtgccttccaacccagaccattctgtggtgtgttcctgtgtgacctgagctggattcaatggtcctgctctggcagagtggttgggcttgatctgtggaggtcccttccaacccctaacatcctgtgatcctgtgattcttccCTGGAGTAGAAAGAGCAGGAGAGTGTGCAAAATGGACTTGAGGGTGTCTTGTAGGGCTCtcttgtgtgattctgtgtttgcttttaaaCGTGAATTTAGTCCTTTTGTTTAGGGATctttgctgtgtaacccaactaattctgccTCTGACCCTGCTTGCCAATCCTTGCAGCTCACCTTACACATAAGGCAtattctgggataaggtagagggatggaaagaaggtggaagggtggttgggagcccctcttgaggactctggtttctggcagggctgttgtgtttctgcattacttttaacttgtctatttctgtctatagctgtatagattgtaaatacctgcttgtgtattgtgctaagctgtgaatagaaagcttcattcctgaactttgagccagctgagtctagtctgggtgatttcattggaGTGGAGGGTggtgcaggtaactcccaaaccatcacagggctCCATCcctagacatagaatcatagaatcagccaggttggaagagacctccaagatcatccagttcaacctatcaccctgccctatccaatcaactagaccatggcactaagtgaggCTTgacggggctctgagcaacctgatctagttaaggaagtccctgctgattgcagagggggttgggctggatgacctttggaggtcccttccaacccagatcatcccatgattctatggttctagttgctagaacacctccagggtatGGTCACAGAAGTCATGAAGGTAAAACTAACAAATGAAAGCTAAGAAAGGTGTTTTGTATAGCTGTGTCTGACAGCACCATCATATCACTGGCCTATTCAGGGACTTCAGCTTACCAGATGTCTGCCAGAAATACACAATGGAGAGGATACAGTCTAGGAGGTTTCTTGGCTGTGTGGAGGATAACTCCCTGATGCAGCTGGTGAATAAGCCAACTGTGgaccttgtagtcccttccaaccctgactgattctgtgaagaagttcttcacagaaagagtgattgggcATTGGAATAgactgaccagggaggtggtggagtcaccatccctgaatgtgtttaaggggaggctggatgaggcacttggtgccatggtttagttgattggaaggtgttgggtgctaggttggactcgatgatcttggaggtcttttccaacctggttaattctgtgattctgtgaactattcctcctcctttgcttttctttcataaCAGCAGCAAAAGACCTCATCACCAGGCTGCTGATAGTGGACCCCCAGAAGCGCTACACAGCTCGCCAAGTCCTGCAGCACCCCTGGATCCGAACAGCTGGCAAAACCAACGGCAGGAATTTGCAGAGGGAGGTGACCATCAATATCGAGCGGCATTTCCGGGCCCAGCGCCgcagggaggctgctgaggaggacACATGAAACCCACTCTCAAGATTGTT
This genomic window from Pogoniulus pusillus isolate bPogPus1 chromosome 32, bPogPus1.pri, whole genome shotgun sequence contains:
- the DCLK3 gene encoding serine/threonine-protein kinase DCLK3, with protein sequence MPAAAPPPLHPAAGSCCHCAGRRALFDRSSHNASSKAKERRLQGTCPPVRHGNYGRACLGESSHRSLFFSPRHGFHSLHSEHSPAKPRVVTVVKPGGRTLRRITLLLNRRSIQSFEQLLGDISEALGFPRWKNDRVRKLYSLRGREIQSLSDFFREGDAFIAMGREPLTLKNLEVVLQELYPENPYAASSAIQQSEDQAQKLKGRLCDKALKVDSGFDETEIAKSCSDGMSPQPVAGHEGKSQAKPKQEENIRTKKKWTRESWDGEQGLKPSRKTRENERYLNHARSLEEGLEESPEEVVRCEKCEQERQARQKLQRERRAEASFENRDLNTGVCQRYHLERNVKIRNCRKPTETCLEGEGVGWKDNGCRRTWKPLHRNEGLEKQKRSLERERDVEKHESHGMEAVKVKKNPVEGLQVAHEAKEENGSSCVVNQSGWLKKDTPRDAEKPSKTHRDGREGHRAKEEGSRREGNITRRESDVTRREKTGERKANKEESKAQGLEKPSRRHAIKSRTDVEKYYEIGRTIGDGNFAVVKECRHSGSDQIYAMKIVDKSKLKGKEDMMESEILIIRSLSHPNIVSLIEVYETEAEIYLILEYVPGGDLFDAIIESVKFTEHDAAVMITDLCEALVYIHGKNIVHRDLKPENLLVQHNADKSTTLKLADFGLAKLVTKPIFTVCGTPTYVAPEILAEKGYGLEVDMWAAGVILYILLCGFPPFRSQERDQDELFQIIQLGHYEFLSPYWDNISAAAKDLITRLLIVDPQKRYTARQVLQHPWIRTAGKTNGRNLQREVTINIERHFRAQRRREAAEEDT